ACGTCTTGAAAAAGCTATGTTGCTCAGAGGTCTGTACCCACGCTAAACTGTGGGGCATGATTAAAAAGCCTTGGCTATTACTACCACCACAATGGGCCCATGATCTGGGCCCTTTTGGTTTAAAGATCTTCTCCCTTTTCAATTCCGCTCCAATTCCTGAATGGAAATCTTTTACCTGGAACGGTCTTTACTTTAAAAATCCTCTCGGCCTTGCCGGTGGCGTTGATAAGAATGCCGAAAGTCTCAATGAATGGTGGGCTCTAGGAGCCGGCTTTGTTGAGGTCGGCACCGTGACTCCGCGTCCGCAATCAGCCAACCCCGGAAAGATCATGGATCGTGATATGGAACGCCACGCTCTCTGGAATAAGATGGGCTTTCCGAGCTATGGTGCTCATGAGGTGTTCTTTAATCTGCGTGACTACGAAGAGAAAAAAACTCCGGTCTTCGTGAACATCGGCAAAAACCGCGACACTGCGAATGAAGATGCCGGCGAAGATTATCTTTATCTGATTAAACACTTCAAACCCCAGGCTGATGGCTTTGTCGTGAACATCAGTAGTCCCAACACCAAGGGGCTTCGTGATTTGCAAAATAAAGAAGCACTCACAAAGCTTTTGCAGCCACTCGTTGAAGCCTCGCACTCGGCTCCCATGAAGCCGATTC
The sequence above is drawn from the Bdellovibrionales bacterium genome and encodes:
- a CDS encoding quinone-dependent dihydroorotate dehydrogenase, coding for MIKKPWLLLPPQWAHDLGPFGLKIFSLFNSAPIPEWKSFTWNGLYFKNPLGLAGGVDKNAESLNEWWALGAGFVEVGTVTPRPQSANPGKIMDRDMERHALWNKMGFPSYGAHEVFFNLRDYEEKKTPVFVNIGKNRDTANEDAGEDYLYLIKHFKPQADGFVVNISSPNTKGLRDLQNKEALTKLLQPLVEASHSAPMKPILLKLSPDLNDESLAEALNVAVELGIDGFVLTNTTLSRPQGIDFPSEGGLSGAPLKPLSCQILQKSLQILGKHRSGKLIISAGGAMTPEDVFERLQMGADLVEIYSALIFEGPGFFRNVAAKYSGR